A portion of the Candidatus Neomarinimicrobiota bacterium genome contains these proteins:
- a CDS encoding acetyl-CoA carboxylase biotin carboxylase subunit, with translation MFSKVLIANRGEIAVRIIRSCRELGITTVAVYSDADRTAPHVLLADEVVHIGPAPSSQSYLDRERILQAAQSVGADALHPGYGFLSENAAFAGAVEAAGLAWIGPAPKTITQMGDKLAARQLAREAGLPVIPGSAGPLTESDDPATLADEIGYPLLVKAAGGGGGKGMRMVAGPDVLDAALERARSESARAFADSRVYLEKALDRPQHVEVQIFGDEHGNMASLGERECSIQRRYQKIIEETPAPSIAPDLRTQLSELAVRLAKACDYRGAGTVEFLVDSAGQFYFLEMNTRLQVEHPITELVTGLDLVAEQLRVAAGESLSFSMADSTPRGHAIECRIYAEDGFNGFAPSTGQVRDITIPGGTGVRLDHGLRVGLEITHHYDPLLGKLCVWGRTRPEAIQRMGRALEELRVEGLQTTIPFCLASMHHPAFIAGDYDTNFVHDHLPELAGWAGEQPEDLETAAAIGAALFAASPRPAGENTGRAPPAEGNWLRQGRDRQVSD, from the coding sequence GTGTTCAGCAAAGTCCTCATCGCCAACCGGGGCGAGATCGCCGTGCGCATCATCCGCAGCTGCCGGGAACTGGGCATCACCACCGTTGCCGTCTATTCCGACGCTGACCGCACCGCCCCCCACGTGCTGCTGGCCGATGAAGTGGTCCATATCGGCCCCGCGCCTTCGTCGCAGTCGTACCTTGACAGGGAGCGCATTCTGCAAGCCGCACAGTCCGTCGGTGCCGATGCCTTACATCCGGGCTACGGCTTTCTGTCTGAAAACGCGGCGTTCGCTGGCGCGGTGGAGGCCGCCGGCCTCGCCTGGATCGGCCCGGCCCCGAAAACCATCACCCAGATGGGCGACAAGCTTGCCGCGCGGCAATTGGCCCGGGAGGCCGGCCTGCCCGTCATTCCCGGCAGCGCCGGACCGTTGACTGAAAGCGATGATCCTGCAACTTTGGCTGACGAAATCGGTTATCCCCTCTTAGTCAAGGCTGCCGGCGGCGGCGGCGGCAAGGGAATGCGCATGGTGGCGGGGCCCGATGTGCTCGACGCGGCCCTGGAGCGTGCTCGCTCGGAGTCGGCCAGAGCCTTCGCCGACAGCCGGGTCTACCTGGAAAAGGCCCTCGATCGGCCCCAACACGTGGAGGTCCAGATATTCGGCGATGAACACGGCAACATGGCCAGTCTTGGTGAGCGCGAGTGTTCCATTCAGCGGCGCTACCAGAAAATCATCGAGGAGACCCCCGCACCCTCCATAGCCCCGGATTTGCGCACCCAGCTGAGCGAGCTGGCCGTACGGCTCGCCAAGGCCTGCGACTATCGCGGTGCCGGCACCGTGGAGTTCCTGGTGGACAGCGCGGGTCAGTTTTACTTCCTTGAAATGAACACCCGCCTGCAGGTGGAGCACCCCATCACCGAGCTGGTCACCGGCCTGGATTTGGTGGCGGAGCAGCTCCGGGTGGCCGCCGGAGAGTCGCTGTCATTTAGCATGGCAGATAGTACGCCCAGAGGCCACGCCATCGAGTGCCGGATTTACGCCGAAGACGGCTTCAACGGGTTCGCACCCTCCACGGGCCAGGTGCGCGACATCACGATTCCCGGCGGAACCGGCGTACGCCTGGACCACGGCCTGCGCGTCGGGCTGGAGATCACCCACCACTACGATCCCCTACTGGGCAAGCTGTGCGTGTGGGGCCGGACCCGTCCCGAGGCCATCCAACGCATGGGCCGCGCCCTGGAAGAGCTGCGCGTTGAGGGCCTGCAGACCACCATCCCCTTCTGCCTGGCCAGCATGCACCACCCGGCCTTCATTGCAGGGGATTACGACACCAACTTTGTGCATGACCATTTGCCGGAGCTGGCTGGCTGGGCGGGTGAGCAGCCCGAGGACCTGGAAACCGCCGCGGCTATCGGCGCAGCACTGTTTGCAGCGTCTCCCAGACCAGCTGGGGAGAACACCGGCCGTGCGCCCCCCGCTGAGGGCAACTGGCTCCGGCAGGGGCGTGACAGGCAGGTGTCGGACTGA
- a CDS encoding acetyl-CoA carboxylase biotin carboxyl carrier protein subunit, with translation MDLVRLSPYAYSLIIDGRSHYLTLQPGKDGIVVRLRQRNYVVNLRSSLDITIEKLGLTRGHREQSGRIAAPIPGVISSVAVAVGDTVEAGSRLLVLEAMKMENELLAPFAGTVSALHVAAGDTVNRGDRLVELTGQ, from the coding sequence GTGGACCTGGTGCGCCTATCACCCTACGCCTACTCGCTCATCATTGATGGTCGCTCCCATTACCTGACCCTACAGCCGGGCAAGGACGGCATCGTGGTCCGTCTCCGCCAGCGCAACTACGTGGTCAACTTGCGTTCCAGCCTCGATATCACCATCGAAAAACTGGGCCTGACCCGGGGCCACCGGGAGCAGAGTGGCCGCATAGCGGCGCCGATCCCCGGCGTCATATCCTCGGTGGCTGTGGCCGTGGGGGACACGGTGGAAGCAGGCAGCCGGCTGCTGGTGCTGGAGGCCATGAAAATGGAGAACGAACTGCTGGCGCCATTTGCCGGTACGGTCTCAGCCCTGCACGTAGCAGCGGGCGACACGGTGAACAGGGGCGACCGGCTGGTGGAGCTGACTGGGCAGTAG